A genomic segment from Actinomadura hallensis encodes:
- a CDS encoding alpha/beta fold hydrolase: MNQAISLTLPETGPVLISANVHYGGPDLLVFLHGLGCAKESFSGAFESPGLRRFSLCAFDFPGHGRSESPRDLQHTLDVYAAITQLLVRRVRRELGIDDGKVLLVGHSMGGSVGLLATHDMDSLSHYISVDGNLVADDCGLVSRRTADQSTADFIGFGHRSFLDELENSAGDDMRAWATWYGSADPAAVHQSARSLVEWSDSGKLLDILHGLPTAKTYIYGARENKDHLLPRLADCNVHRLPEAGHFLMVEKSEEFYDLLTAAVNAPAPAG, encoded by the coding sequence ATGAACCAGGCGATATCACTCACACTCCCGGAAACCGGCCCCGTACTCATATCCGCAAATGTCCATTATGGCGGCCCGGATCTGCTGGTCTTCCTGCATGGGCTCGGCTGTGCGAAAGAAAGCTTCTCCGGCGCCTTCGAGAGCCCCGGGCTGCGAAGATTCTCACTGTGCGCGTTCGATTTTCCCGGGCACGGGCGGTCGGAGAGCCCCCGCGATCTCCAGCACACCCTGGACGTCTACGCCGCGATCACTCAACTGCTCGTCAGACGGGTACGTCGCGAGTTAGGCATCGATGATGGGAAGGTCCTGCTTGTCGGACACAGCATGGGCGGATCAGTCGGCCTTCTCGCCACCCATGACATGGACTCCCTCAGCCACTACATCAGCGTCGATGGAAACCTCGTCGCAGACGACTGCGGATTGGTGAGCCGGAGGACCGCGGACCAGTCGACCGCCGATTTCATCGGCTTCGGACATCGATCATTTCTGGATGAACTGGAGAATTCGGCGGGCGACGACATGCGCGCCTGGGCGACCTGGTACGGCAGCGCCGATCCGGCCGCCGTACACCAGAGCGCGCGATCCCTGGTGGAGTGGTCCGACAGCGGCAAGCTCCTCGACATCCTCCATGGGCTCCCTACGGCGAAGACGTACATCTATGGAGCCCGGGAGAACAAGGATCACCTGCTGCCGCGACTGGCCGACTGCAACGTGCATCGGCTCCCAGAAGCGGGGCACTTCCTCATGGTCGAGAAGTCAGAAGAGTTCTACGACCTCCTCACCGCGGCCGTGAACGCCCCGGCTC